From Osmerus eperlanus chromosome 16, fOsmEpe2.1, whole genome shotgun sequence:
AGACAGTCACATACCCACAGTTTCGGTTCAATGGTTCAATCAATTCCGtcccttgctgtgtgtgtgtgtgtgtgtgttgcgtggcaGAAGAAGAGGACGAAGAGGAGATCGCTGTAGTGGCACCAGCTGAGGAGAGtccagaggaagaaggagaacaAGTAGAGCATGAGGAGGGTACGAGCTCGTCACATTTACACTTTCACTCTGCTTCCTGTCGGATGACCAACCGGTAGCGCGGCTCTCCCTTTCGACCTTACGTCTTACCTCAAAccgtgttgtgtgcgtgtgtatcgaACAGCTCCTCCCCAGGAGTTGACAGAGGAAGAAAAGATGCAGCTTCTTCACTCTGAAGAGTTCATGTCGTTTTTCGAGCGAGGGAGCCGGATCGTGGAGCGCGCCCTCTCTGAGCGCGTGGACGTTTGCTTCGACTACAGCGGGAAAgacctggaggacagggaggggtgaggctctcactcacgcgcaaggacacacacagactggaacGGCAGATATATTTAatgacctccatccctcccccccatccctccctcagtgAGATGCAGGCGGGGGCTAAGCTGTCTCTCAACAGACAGTTCTCAGATGAGCGTTGGTCCAAGAACCGAGTGGTCACCTGTCTGGACTGGTCCCCTCAGGTAAGGCAGCGAGGCCCTGACCCCTGTCCGACCCCCGTTTGACTCTCATCTGAACCCCATATGACCCCAGTTTGTCTCAGTACCCAGAGCTGCTGGTGGCGTCCTACAACAACAACGAGGATGCTCCGCATGAGCCTGATGGAGTGGCTCTGGTCTGGAACATGAAGTACAAGAAAACTACACCAGAGTACACCTTTCATTgccaggtagacacacacacacacatatgcatacacacacacatacacacacacacacacacacacactgtatatatgtTCAGGCATGCATAAAAGAACAGCAAATATGTTTCCGTTAAAGCTGTGCATGGGATTGAGTGTGGTCgttcccatgtgtgtgtgagagcagtgtGTCATCTCCACACGTCTGGCCTCTTCTTCCAGTCAGCTGTGATGTCAGCGGCCTTCGCCAGGTTCCATCCGAACCTGGTGGTGGGCGGGACTTACTCCGGACAGATCGTCCTATGGGACAACAGGAGCAACAAACGCACTCCTGTACAGAGGACCCCACTGTCTGCAGCTGCACacacggtaacacacacacacacactctctctcgctctctctctatccctccttctctctctgtctctctctctcactcacacacacacacacacacacacacactcatcgacTGTTAGAGACCCGTGTCTCATGTTGTTTAGTAATTGGTGGCTCCATGGTGGATCTGTTCCCCTGCAGCACCCTGTGTACTGTGTGAACGTGGTGGGAACCCAGAATGCTCACAACCTCATCAGCATCTCAACCGACGGCAAGATGTGCTCCTGGAGCCTGGACATGCTGTCCCAGCCTCAGGTACCTGCACCTGTGTGCTGAATGCTCCCGTAACATAGACTAGATCTGAAGGAAGAGAATCTGGAACTGGGGTTAaaggtgcgtgtgtctgtgtgtgtgtgtgctacaggaCAGTTTGGAGCTGGTGTTCAAACAAAGCAAGGCGGTGGCCGTCACCTCTATGACCTTTCCTCTGGGGGACGTCAATAACTTTGTGGTGGGAAGTGAAGATGGCTCTGTCTACACAGCCTGTCGccatgggaggtgtgtgtgtgtgtcactgtaaaAATGGTGCTACTGGGCAGTGCGAGGGAGGGTGtgctgaacgtgtgtgtgtgtgtgtgtgtttttccagtAAGGCAGGTATCAGTGAGGTATTTGAGGGCCACCATGGACCAGTGACTGGGCTGAGCTGTCACAGTGCTGGGGGACCTGTCGACTTCTCTCATCTGTTCATCTCTGCTTCTTTCGACTGGACCGTCAAGCTCTGGACTaccaaggtaacacacacacacactcactcactctcacagttAACATTCACATTAGACTTGCAAAAACAGCTACATAcagtcctacctctctctccctctctccttctctctctctctctcctctctttctctctttctctctttctctctctctgtctctccttctctctctctctctctctctctctctctctctctctctctctctctctctctctctctctctctctctgtctcacttcctctctctccctccactcccacaGAGCACCCGTCCCCTGTACTCGTTTGAGGACAGTAATGACTATGTTTATGACGCCATGTGGTCTCCCACACACCCCGCCCTGTTCGCCTGTGTGGACGGAGCTGGACACTTGGACCTGTGGAACCTCAACAACGATACAGAggtagcacgcacacacacacacacacacactcatactcgaATAGTTTTTGATATGTAATGGTTGTGCTGCCAATGTACTGTATACACTCAAGGCCATGTTCCTAGCAGAGTGTATAGTCATGCTTAGTGTATACGGcatgtaacagtgtgtgtgtgtgtgtgtgtgtgtaggtccccagtgccagtgtgtgtgtagagggggctCCAGCGCTGAACCGTGTGCGTTGGGCTCACTCTGGGAGAGAGATCGCCACCGGAGACTCGGACGGACAGGTGCTGGTCTACGACGT
This genomic window contains:
- the LOC134036182 gene encoding dynein, cytoplasmic 1, intermediate chain 2a-like; this encodes MSDKSELKAELERKKQRLAQIREEKKRKEEEKKKKDGDSKRGGEGGGGGSTAPQEDSDLEKKRRDAEALLQSMGITPDTPNAEPLRVVTEDTCLFHYLVPAPMSPSNKSVGSETGSQDSGDGNAGPRTLHWDPDPSTLQLHSDSELLGRGSVRLGMAKVTQVDFPPKEMVSYSKETQTPTQTLSHSQAKAEEEDEEEIAVVAPAEESPEEEGEQVEHEEAPPQELTEEEKMQLLHSEEFMSFFERGSRIVERALSERVDVCFDYSGKDLEDREGEMQAGAKLSLNRQFSDERWSKNRVVTCLDWSPQYPELLVASYNNNEDAPHEPDGVALVWNMKYKKTTPEYTFHCQSAVMSAAFARFHPNLVVGGTYSGQIVLWDNRSNKRTPVQRTPLSAAAHTHPVYCVNVVGTQNAHNLISISTDGKMCSWSLDMLSQPQDSLELVFKQSKAVAVTSMTFPLGDVNNFVVGSEDGSVYTACRHGSKAGISEVFEGHHGPVTGLSCHSAGGPVDFSHLFISASFDWTVKLWTTKSTRPLYSFEDSNDYVYDAMWSPTHPALFACVDGAGHLDLWNLNNDTEVPSASVCVEGAPALNRVRWAHSGREIATGDSDGQVLVYDVGEQICVPKADEWTRFVRTLAEINENRDEGEELAAQRLVA